In a single window of the uncultured Pseudodesulfovibrio sp. genome:
- a CDS encoding vWA domain-containing protein has product MKSVLAVFVLLAMLTTGGVAQAAMYADIAFMVDQTGSMDGEFNWIGNSLDDLGTAVGNAGITARYGIAGYESLAGSDDPRNVWKDLPSTQQEVVDIASAITSLDTYGATENSFNAAMWAVNNFSWSGGDYAKILILITDEDVDDYQQATETGLGQLMAQNNVLLNVITYQGYFTQWDEAVYSTNDGYLGLFDLSYLQTDPDAFTADFIAAKTAEIQDYDPSAVPEPTTVLLMGLGLLGLVGLRRKLSA; this is encoded by the coding sequence ATGAAAAGTGTTTTAGCCGTCTTCGTTTTGTTGGCCATGTTGACCACCGGCGGAGTGGCGCAGGCGGCCATGTACGCCGACATCGCCTTCATGGTCGATCAGACCGGCTCCATGGATGGTGAGTTCAACTGGATTGGCAACAGCCTGGACGATTTGGGCACCGCCGTCGGCAACGCGGGGATTACCGCACGGTACGGTATCGCCGGGTACGAATCACTGGCCGGGTCCGACGATCCCAGGAATGTCTGGAAGGATCTGCCCAGCACCCAGCAGGAGGTTGTGGACATCGCCTCGGCAATCACCTCGTTAGACACCTATGGGGCCACCGAGAACAGCTTCAACGCGGCCATGTGGGCTGTGAACAACTTCAGTTGGAGTGGCGGGGACTATGCCAAGATCCTGATTCTTATCACCGACGAGGACGTCGACGACTATCAGCAGGCCACAGAGACCGGTCTGGGCCAGTTGATGGCGCAGAACAACGTCCTGCTCAACGTCATCACCTATCAAGGCTACTTCACCCAGTGGGATGAGGCCGTATACAGCACCAACGACGGCTATCTCGGCCTCTTCGACTTGAGTTACCTGCAGACCGACCCAGACGCCTTCACCGCCGACTTCATTGCGGCCAAGACCGCTGAAATTCAGGATTACGATCCGTCGGCGGTTCCCGAACCCACCACCGTGCTCCTCATGGGCCTCGGCCTGCTTGGCCTGGTGGGCCTTCGCAGAAAGCTTTCCGCCTAA